The Candidatus Koribacter versatilis Ellin345 genome has a segment encoding these proteins:
- a CDS encoding cupin domain-containing protein — MRVNLESSAPHISPAKEWLHATHEERLVLFKNNELEVGLRELRSGPFHSERDTVCYFQGGAGRFLSTDAEQIAIEPGTLVHFKEGWSGTLNCSEPMIASYMSCAGGRRDSTPVLRDAIHAAPLKDWGTIPTMIEGVSRTAGILLSREPNGRSESGIWTCTAGIWRCEVTSDEYCHFLDGSCTYTHDSGEQIEIEPDTLAYFPEGWKGRCEVRRTIRKVYMIR; from the coding sequence ATGAGAGTGAACCTGGAGTCGTCAGCCCCGCACATCTCGCCAGCGAAAGAATGGCTGCACGCTACCCATGAAGAGCGGCTCGTGCTCTTCAAGAACAACGAATTGGAAGTCGGCCTGCGCGAGTTGAGGTCGGGTCCGTTTCACTCCGAACGTGACACGGTTTGTTATTTCCAGGGTGGCGCCGGAAGGTTCCTCTCAACCGATGCCGAGCAGATTGCCATTGAGCCTGGAACTCTCGTCCACTTCAAAGAAGGATGGAGTGGCACGCTGAATTGCTCCGAACCGATGATCGCGAGCTACATGAGCTGTGCCGGTGGCCGAAGGGACTCGACGCCGGTCTTGCGGGATGCAATCCATGCAGCGCCTCTGAAAGACTGGGGAACGATTCCTACGATGATCGAGGGAGTCTCTCGGACTGCCGGCATCTTACTCAGTCGCGAGCCAAACGGTCGTTCGGAATCCGGCATTTGGACGTGCACTGCGGGTATTTGGCGGTGCGAAGTTACCAGCGACGAGTACTGTCACTTCCTCGATGGAAGCTGCACCTATACGCATGACAGTGGTGAGCAGATTGAGATCGAGCCCGACACCCTGGCATATTTTCCGGAAGGCTGGAAAGGCCGCTGCGAGGTACGTCGCACCATACGCAAGGTGTACATGATCCGCTGA
- a CDS encoding glycosyltransferase → MDFVCFRKYETRFNEVIGPIHARFNAFLADHGEAAYPVGQFFEASPYLNLLLYPEAVKFRRSQPLDPARFQYLEGCVRQEQAYTIPQFRSNSDKPLVYVSFGSLGCGDTKTLQKLIGALAQLPVRALINVGGYLEAYSDVPGNIILDRWFPQPSVIPQVDAVIHHGGNNTFTECLYFGKPSIIMPYVWDGHDNATRVHETGHGIKMHRNHWTFAELRSNLTTILTSESMKRQLAATSGQMRQAPGPAKAAKLLDGLLERHSVQTA, encoded by the coding sequence ATGGATTTCGTGTGTTTCCGCAAATATGAAACGCGATTTAACGAAGTGATTGGGCCAATTCATGCGCGGTTTAACGCTTTCCTCGCGGATCATGGTGAAGCAGCGTACCCAGTTGGCCAATTCTTCGAGGCGTCTCCTTATCTCAATTTGCTGTTGTATCCCGAAGCGGTGAAGTTCCGCCGGTCGCAGCCGCTCGATCCCGCACGATTCCAATACCTGGAAGGATGTGTTCGACAAGAGCAGGCGTACACAATTCCGCAATTCAGGAGTAATAGCGATAAGCCGCTCGTGTACGTCAGCTTCGGTTCTCTTGGCTGTGGCGATACGAAGACGTTGCAGAAGCTGATCGGCGCCTTGGCCCAATTGCCAGTACGTGCTCTGATCAACGTGGGCGGGTATCTGGAAGCGTATAGCGATGTGCCGGGGAACATTATTCTCGACAGGTGGTTCCCGCAGCCGTCGGTGATACCTCAGGTAGATGCGGTCATTCATCATGGCGGAAACAATACCTTCACGGAATGTCTATATTTCGGCAAACCGTCGATCATCATGCCGTACGTGTGGGATGGACACGACAACGCGACGCGCGTGCATGAGACCGGCCATGGAATCAAGATGCATCGCAACCATTGGACATTCGCCGAACTGCGCTCGAACCTTACGACGATCCTTACCAGCGAGTCGATGAAGCGACAATTGGCAGCCACCAGTGGCCAAATGCGTCAAGCTCCTGGACCCGCTAAAGCGGCAAAATTGCTTGACGGCCTGCTGGAGCGGCACTCGGTGCAAACGGCATGA